In Streptantibioticus cattleyicolor NRRL 8057 = DSM 46488, a genomic segment contains:
- a CDS encoding HAD family hydrolase codes for MTRPATPVAFFDVDETIVNAKTIFEFLRHHLAVAGDHGERYDAIRAQLHAMQSRVDRAEINRAYYRQYAGVEWERLIVEGRRWAREFLDRPDALISAGVDALRRHRNAGHLVVFVSGSFLPCVAPIADALGADRVLCTDPVIDDHGVMTGEIAVPMIGPAKAAAATALMIEHGIDPVVCYAYGDHASDLPLLRSVGNPTVIGSDLVLRAAAHDAGWPVVASDPITFSEARQS; via the coding sequence ATGACGCGCCCTGCCACTCCGGTGGCGTTCTTCGATGTCGACGAGACGATCGTGAACGCCAAGACGATCTTCGAGTTTCTGCGCCATCACCTCGCGGTCGCCGGTGACCATGGCGAGCGATACGACGCGATCCGCGCACAGCTCCACGCGATGCAGTCACGCGTTGACCGAGCCGAGATCAACCGTGCCTACTACCGTCAGTACGCGGGTGTGGAGTGGGAACGGTTGATCGTCGAGGGCCGGCGATGGGCCCGCGAGTTTCTCGACCGGCCCGACGCACTGATCTCCGCCGGGGTCGACGCATTGCGGCGGCACCGCAACGCCGGGCATCTCGTCGTATTCGTCTCCGGGTCGTTTCTGCCCTGCGTGGCTCCCATCGCCGACGCCCTTGGTGCCGACCGAGTGCTGTGCACCGATCCCGTCATCGACGATCACGGAGTCATGACCGGGGAGATCGCCGTACCGATGATCGGTCCGGCGAAGGCCGCCGCCGCGACGGCGCTCATGATCGAACACGGGATCGACCCCGTCGTCTGCTACGCGTACGGCGATCACGCCAGTGACCTACCCCTGCTGCGCAGCGTCGGTAACCCCACGGTGATCGGATCCGACCTGGTTCTGCGCGCCGCCGCGCACGACGCGGGCTGGCCCGTGGTCGCCTCGGACCCGATAACTTTCAGCGAAGCGAGACAATCATGA
- a CDS encoding AfsA-related hotdog domain-containing protein, translating to MTVTSTTDSVPAQTEAHTIVLVGERFQTSAALPGVRTVSEFAATVAAGEYRGTTHPVEIVRGQDVSDDALDDLRATLARLGMTDHVRISDDVESRAADRDVVHKHNPENVLLADLRQLGPQTFTARLRVDGRNELLQDHQTGLHVQGMVGVEAARQMFLALFEVGYRHHWPSNKYFVVWNSMEIDFENFLFPLPASITATVLNADLHDPSKLDFHVRIEMQQSGRRVSCATINFTAFEWDRIGAVEQRRAAAAVTNLNGTGRSAT from the coding sequence GTGACCGTGACTTCCACGACAGACAGCGTCCCCGCACAGACCGAGGCTCACACGATCGTTCTGGTCGGTGAGCGATTCCAGACATCCGCCGCGCTGCCGGGAGTCCGCACGGTGTCCGAGTTCGCCGCCACGGTCGCCGCCGGCGAATACCGAGGCACCACCCACCCCGTCGAGATCGTCAGGGGTCAGGACGTCAGCGACGACGCACTCGACGACCTGCGGGCCACCCTTGCCCGCCTGGGAATGACCGACCACGTGCGCATTTCCGACGACGTGGAGTCTCGCGCGGCGGACCGCGACGTCGTACACAAGCACAATCCGGAGAACGTCCTCCTCGCCGACCTGCGGCAACTCGGACCGCAGACCTTCACGGCGCGGCTTCGAGTGGACGGCCGCAACGAGCTGCTGCAGGACCATCAGACCGGCTTGCACGTGCAAGGGATGGTCGGTGTCGAGGCCGCGCGACAGATGTTCCTCGCGCTGTTCGAGGTCGGCTATCGGCACCATTGGCCATCGAACAAGTACTTCGTGGTATGGAACTCCATGGAAATCGACTTCGAGAACTTCCTGTTTCCGTTGCCGGCCTCGATCACCGCTACGGTGCTGAACGCCGATCTCCATGACCCGAGCAAACTCGACTTTCACGTCCGAATAGAGATGCAGCAGTCCGGCAGAAGGGTCTCCTGTGCGACAATCAATTTCACGGCATTCGAGTGGGACCGCATCGGCGCGGTCGAGCAGCGCAGGGCTGCGGCGGCCGTGACCAACCTCAACGGCACCGGACGGTCGGCGACATGA
- a CDS encoding FAD-dependent monooxygenase, whose translation MPTGTSTVVIVGGGPTGIMAACELRKRGVRTRVFDRRSAPATHSKAQLLWPRTLQIFADLGMAQHARDRGIPMRGFQYFSSKKRIGRLRFEAATAPLCLPQNITEELLTNALRDVDGGVEWEHTVTDVDAGPDGVRLSVRRPDGSGMTVDADWVIGADGAHSTVRSALGIDFVGDTYPSLFMLGDFRAAGDLCRDEVRYFQSPGGILVIAPLPGNYHRVFVNVPRDTDAASLAMIQQLADLRGPGGIQLSDPQWLTLFQAHRRISASMRAGRCFLIGDAAHVHSVAGGQGLNTGLQDAHNLAWKLAMVVHGTAGEALLSTYHSERHRIAKQVVRNTDVQTRAWLVTAPWKAQVRDMAFGIAERSETVQRHIAATMAGNRLSYSPGKFPSLSGKHRHPGRVGTVFPTDIQAVAGTAPHRFLLLTLGNADHPAESKARRIAENRCDVVQHHHLTVPAPRLLCSSWCYYLIRPDGFVAAHGSAAGLPDIDKTLREITRESAVAGREV comes from the coding sequence ATGCCCACTGGGACTTCCACAGTCGTCATTGTCGGTGGCGGACCGACCGGCATTATGGCTGCATGCGAGCTTCGCAAAAGGGGTGTGCGGACTCGCGTCTTCGATCGTCGGTCCGCACCGGCGACCCATTCCAAAGCGCAATTACTATGGCCACGAACGCTTCAGATTTTCGCAGATCTCGGGATGGCGCAGCACGCTCGTGATCGAGGAATTCCGATGCGCGGATTCCAGTATTTTTCGTCGAAGAAACGCATCGGGCGACTCCGGTTCGAAGCGGCTACCGCACCGCTGTGCCTTCCGCAGAACATCACCGAAGAACTGCTCACCAACGCGCTGCGCGACGTGGACGGCGGCGTCGAGTGGGAGCACACGGTCACCGATGTCGACGCGGGCCCCGACGGTGTCCGGCTGAGCGTTCGCCGACCGGACGGCAGCGGCATGACTGTCGACGCCGACTGGGTCATCGGCGCCGATGGCGCCCACAGTACTGTGCGCAGCGCGCTCGGCATCGACTTCGTCGGTGACACCTACCCCAGCTTGTTCATGCTGGGTGATTTCCGGGCAGCAGGTGATCTCTGCCGTGATGAGGTGCGGTACTTTCAGAGTCCGGGTGGCATCCTCGTCATCGCTCCGCTCCCCGGGAACTACCACCGGGTGTTTGTCAACGTCCCGCGCGACACCGACGCCGCATCGCTCGCGATGATTCAGCAACTCGCCGATCTCCGCGGTCCCGGCGGAATACAGCTGTCGGATCCACAGTGGCTCACCCTGTTTCAGGCTCATCGACGCATCAGCGCCAGCATGCGCGCCGGGCGCTGTTTCCTGATCGGCGATGCCGCCCATGTCCACTCCGTTGCCGGTGGCCAAGGACTGAACACCGGTCTCCAGGATGCCCACAACCTCGCGTGGAAGCTCGCCATGGTCGTGCACGGAACAGCAGGCGAAGCCCTACTGTCGACCTACCACAGCGAACGGCACCGCATCGCCAAGCAGGTCGTTCGCAACACCGATGTCCAGACCCGGGCATGGCTCGTCACCGCGCCGTGGAAGGCACAGGTCCGCGACATGGCGTTCGGTATCGCGGAGCGCTCTGAAACCGTACAACGGCATATCGCCGCCACGATGGCGGGCAATCGTCTCTCCTACTCGCCGGGCAAGTTCCCGAGCTTGTCCGGGAAGCACCGGCATCCCGGGCGGGTGGGGACCGTGTTCCCCACCGACATCCAGGCCGTGGCCGGTACTGCGCCGCATCGCTTTCTGCTGCTCACGCTGGGCAATGCCGATCACCCCGCCGAATCGAAGGCCCGCCGGATTGCCGAGAACCGGTGCGACGTGGTTCAGCACCACCACCTCACTGTGCCAGCACCCCGCCTGCTGTGTTCGTCGTGGTGCTACTACCTGATTCGCCCGGACGGTTTCGTTGCCGCGCATGGTTCGGCAGCCGGGCTGCCCGACATCGACAAGACGCTCCGAGAAATCACTCGTGAATCCGCTGTGGCAGGACGAGAAGTCTGA